The Fusarium fujikuroi IMI 58289 draft genome, chromosome FFUJ_chr01 sequence GAACACCAGAAAACGCGGTGATACTCTATTGAGCCAACCAGACACGTTGTCGTCAACGACCGGTACCCCCTTGGAAGTTGACCGGGCGAGTCGCAGCCCTGGTGCAAACTCTAGAGTCAACGGCGCGGCTCAGGATGGTGAAGGACGATATCCAGAGAGAGACGAGGGTTCTCCGTCTCGGCATGACGAGAACGGAAGACCTCCAAGGTCACCACTCAAGCGAAGAGAGCCTGACGATGGCGAGGAACAGAGCGACAGAGCGGAGAAACGAGCTAAACTCtcggaagatgaagagggagaACTAGTTGAAGATTGATACCAAGGTTGCGGTTTGTATGCAACACAATACAGCAATACACTATTTGTAGAGTACGGGACAAAGAGGCGTTTATAGGTTTCCTTTAGTCCGTGAGTTAACACCCGCTTACGTGAGAAGGCTGATAGGTATTTACGCATGGCAAAAGGCTGGATCTGGTAGAGCAGGTAAACGTTCGGGAGGATGCTCCCAGGATACGGCGTTTGGATGTAGGTGGTAGACGTGCTCTGCTGCTGCACTTAGTTTTTAGCTCATGATCGAGGATATATCTCGGGGGAGGTTGATAGATAGCGGCAGACGACGCCCATTCAAGTACAGAATTGAAAAGAAATCGTGCATATTGCCTCGCGTCTGTGGCTAAGGAGAGCACTTGTATCTACTGTATATTATCACGTGCTTTTGTAGATACCCTAGGGATCGAGAACCACGAGTGGTTGTGGGTGGTGTTGGTATATTGAATTCGTCTGACTTCCCTTTTCCCACTCGTCAGGAATCTCTCGATTTTCCAGATGCCACATACTTTATTGTCTGACCTATCATTCCCAGTccatttcttctttgccattATTATTATTGTAAAAGTAAATGTATAATAAGGCTCCTTCAGGACATTTTATACTACACCCTTCGGATACCAAGATATGCCAAGTACCCCGAGCTTCTACAAGTAATACCTGCCAGTTCTCTTCCTTTGGTCGAACCCATAGGTTGTTTCAAGATTCTGTCAACCTTCCCGTACACGTAGCTGCCTCAGTCATTGCTCGTCCCCGACCCAAGTGCTCGCTTGCTGCCTGCGCTGCACTGAATAAACTGAACGCAGAGCCTCAGGCTTCGCCAGAAATTCTGCCAATCAGCTCCACTCACCGCCTTCAGCCTCCCCTATAAAATCTCGTCGCGTCCCGCTCAAGCTTcgcttttttcttttccttttctccttAGCTCTCTTTGCCTTTTGGCTTAGATCAAGTGTAGTATCTGTTCTTTTCAGTTTAATCTCTGAAAGATGTCTAAGGACATCAATCGTGATTATTCCTATTTTTGGCTTTCGGGCAGTTTCCTCTGTGCTTGCACATGATTCTGCCCACAGTGTCCCTGGTATTACACTGCCTCCAGGTGACGCGAACACTACATGGGCTCGGTTTTCATTGCTTGCTCGGGCTTGTCCTGGGCAGTGAAGAAGACATTTTTGTGCGTGGCGCTAGAATAGATGAGATGGACACTGTTTCTTCTGTGTTTCGGTTCTTCGCGTGCACTAGAATGACAGGCTGTCGGAGGAGACAACGCCTAAACACGGTCTTTCTCAATGTTCGTAAGGAGTGGCTCCGCTGGTGAACGATGTTGCCGTGCTCTTGAATCCATCCTGCTTATGTATATGCAGAAGCAGTACTAAATTGTTGgatgccatcatctccagGTTTCATTTAGGGTCGACTTTCTGGTTCGTAGCGTTTCGTGATGCAAGCAAATGTAACGAGGTGTAGTTCAGTATTGAGTACCTACGGTATGTTTCCCGCTACTAAATACACACGCCGTTGACCTGTGATCTTGCGTGTGCTGCGGTTTCTTACGACTTTCGTGTTCGTCGATTTCTACGTGGCTTCCTAAGGCACAGACAGGATAGAGGTTGCTGCTCCCATGAATCCAAAGCTGTTTGTTCCTCGGAGATAAAGTGGCGTTCAAGTCGATCTACCTAGTAGTTAGATTGGATAATGATACAAGAGAGATGCACAACCCAATGTCAAGTATTGAAAACCGTAACAAACACCACATATCCGTCGCCAACACCCAGCATCGCAACTTTGTCGTGTGCTTTGGTCGGGGAAGCAGTCCCGATTAGGTCTAGTGCCTCTGCTCTGGGAGCTCCTCCAAAAAGTCCACCACAGTCACCCACATTGATTGTCGAAACAGCTTCAACTGATACCTACTGAACGAGTCCAGTAATTCCCTTCAACGCACTTCAACCCCTATAGCTGGCCAATATCCTTTAATACCACACTCAGAACCCAAGCACGATATCGCTGAGGAGATTCAGACGTCATGGCTACACTCGGTGGATATCTCAACAGTACGACGCCGTTCCCAAGCTCTACTACCTACCTCACCAGCTTACTAACACAGAACGCAGAGAAAGTCCTGATCGTGACAGCCGATTCGCGTATTCTTGTCGGAACTCTGGCAGCATGCGACCAAACAACTAATCTGGTGAGTGCCCTCTTACTTATCTTGACCATACAAACGCTCACGGCATGTGCTTAGGTCTTGAACAACGCCGTGGAACGAATTATCCGGACGCCCGACGATCCTGAGCCTTCCGCTCAAGTGCCTTTAGGTCTATACCTCGTCCGCGGCGACAACGTATGCTCAATCGGTCTCGTAGATGAGGCGCTCGACGACAGCATCAACTGGACAGAAGTCAAGGGTTCAGCAATCGGCGGTATAAAGCACGTATAGGCTACACACTCGAAACATCGTAAAGCGGTCCGCACTGCGACATTTTCTCTCGTGTTATTCTGTTTGGGGTACAGCATCCACTGCTGGAGGTTTGGGAAGCTTCTTTTCCACGGCATCGATAGGATCACAAGGCGTTCGAGTTCAGGGAGTTTAGACAATTCATCTTGGCCTTCGCCACGGTACATGCTTTCAACAATTGGAGATGATTCATTTGACTATTTAAGCTGACGCAAGATCGACAACCTGGACTCTATCCAAAGATGCGCTGCATGAGCACTTCTTTGAAGATGTCATGTCCGGGAGAATCGATCACACGGTTGAGACGGTTACCCTTGAGGACACTCAGCCAACCGTGGTCGTCGCCAGGGACCTCATCGAGAGTCAAGATATGGGGGTCCTCATTGGGGTTTTCTGAGAGGGCGACTGCGGCTTCGGCAGGCTTCTTTCTGAATCTACGATCAACGACATGCATTCCATGTGTCCATTGACCGCTGGTCTCCACACGGATGTCCTCCAGTTTCTCGGGTGTCTTCCACTTAGGATCATCTCGGGTCAGCATATACCATACCGTCAGGGGATCGTGCAACGAAAGACCGGGCTCGTTTTCATCACCCTCCATATCCTCGATCTTGCTGAAGGATTTAGTGACAAAGTGTGACACCCACCGAGCAAGTGGGCTGCCAGCTTCGACGTGAGCCTGGATGTTCTCCTTGAAGTAGTTCTTGCCAATCAAGTGAGGGGTAGTAATATCGAGGGGGCAAAGTGTGAGCTTAAGCTGGCGGGAAAGTTTGTTTGGGTAGGCTTTCAAAGTTGAAAGCTCCTGGGGAATAGTCGGCATCGTGGAGCTCGGCTTGGGGGAGGTGAGTGCGTAAACCCGAGCAGCAGCGACAGCATCAGCGTAGCAGTTGAATTCAGCCACGGGGGTACAGTTTCCCTCGACATTTACAGCACCGCCCATGACGACAAGCTCCTTCACACGAAGGAAAGTCTCGGGATCTTCTGCGGCTGCTAAGGCAACATTGGTAAGAGGACCAACTGCAAGGATGGAGACAGTGTCCACGGGGTTCTCTTTGAGGATCCGGAGAATCTCGTGGTGAGAGGGCGCCTTGGATGGCGTGAAGAAAGGAGAATAGTCTCCGGCTTCGTTGGCGCCATCACTGAAGATGCCTTTCCAGGTTTCGGCTGGAGACAAATCAGGATGAGCCTCATGAACATTATGCAAGCCATCGATGCCGTCTACAGAAGTTCACGTATTAGTAAAGGAAACGAACGGATTACCTGGGCAGCTACTGTACTTACGGAAGTAATCCGCCATCAGCTCCTCGTCGCAAAGGGGGTGGTCAGGGCCAACAGCCACGATGGGCTTGTTTGCCTTCATGGCTCCAAAGCCTTCGGGTTTGCCAGTAGACTTCCTCCACTCAAGTTCTTTCCCAAGCACGTGGAAGAGAGAAACAACGTTTCGGAGACAGCTGAGGTAGTCTTTAGTGTTGATTCATGATAGTGAACAGAATTCAAAGGTGTATTTACCTTTGGAGGGGGACATTGCCGTATGTGACGGACACCAtcagaacctcaagctcctccggTTTGGCACTGAGTGCAAGAAGCAGGGCCAGGATATCATCGACGCCTTGAAATATTAGAATTTAGGTGCTCCAGCCTCAAAGCACATGACAGTTACCTGGGTCGGTATCGATAATGATCTTCTGCTTGGGAGCCATTCTCGAATTTGGAGATTATGTTCAGAGAAACCAGTGGCGACTTagatgaggagctcaagcTTGTTCAACAAGTTTGAGAAAGTATGAATGCAGAGGAATCTAATCAACCTTGGGTTTAATCTCACAGCCCCGTAGCCCAGGAATCGACTTCCTCAGGTACTCGCAGCTTAAAATTGAAACCTTGCAGGTTGAAAACAGGATGATCAAAGTAAGAATCTTGTTCACACATGTTATGCCGATGAGCGTTTCCCCTCCTTCGATTTTGGGCAG is a genomic window containing:
- a CDS encoding related to Sm-like protein LSm8, with amino-acid sequence MATLGGYLNKKVLIVTADSRILVGTLAACDQTTNLVLNNAVERIIRTPDDPEPSAQVPLGLYLVRGDNVCSIGLVDEALDDSINWTEVKGSAIGGIKHV
- a CDS encoding related to inosine-uridine preferring nucleoside hydrolase — translated: MAPKQKIIIDTDPGVDDILALLLALSAKPEELEVLMVSVTYGNVPLQSCLRNVVSLFHVLGKELEWRKSTGKPEGFGAMKANKPIVAVGPDHPLCDEELMADYFHGIDGLHNVHEAHPDLSPAETWKGIFSDGANEAGDYSPFFTPSKAPSHHEILRILKENPVDTVSILAVGPLTNVALAAAEDPETFLRVKELVVMGGAVNVEGNCTPVAEFNCYADAVAAARVYALTSPKPSSTMPTIPQELSTLKAYPNKLSRQLKLTLCPLDITTPHLIGKNYFKENIQAHVEAGSPLARWVSHFVTKSFSKIEDMEGDENEPGLSLHDPLTVWYMLTRDDPKWKTPEKLEDIRVETSGQWTHGMHVVDRRFRKKPAEAAVALSENPNEDPHILTLDEVPGDDHGWLSVLKGNRLNRVIDSPGHDIFKEVLMQRIFG